A DNA window from Niabella yanshanensis contains the following coding sequences:
- a CDS encoding helix-turn-helix domain-containing protein has product METIEKVSKAEQKVAIESYDALAAVIEQLKSSTPEIEIEETGEKIKIPLKALKFLGQMLKAMSTGKMISLVPVATEVTTQRAAELLGCSRPHIVKLLEKGDLDFTKVGKHRRIKFEDVVQYKQKMKEEQKKHITDIMSFDEESGLYDS; this is encoded by the coding sequence ATGGAGACAATAGAAAAAGTAAGTAAGGCCGAACAGAAAGTAGCTATTGAATCCTACGATGCTTTAGCCGCTGTTATCGAACAATTAAAATCAAGCACCCCCGAAATAGAAATAGAAGAAACAGGCGAGAAAATTAAGATTCCTCTTAAAGCCCTGAAGTTTTTAGGACAAATGCTGAAAGCAATGAGTACAGGAAAAATGATTTCCCTCGTGCCTGTCGCTACTGAAGTAACTACACAACGGGCGGCAGAACTGTTAGGATGTTCCCGGCCACATATCGTTAAGCTTTTAGAAAAAGGAGATCTAGATTTTACTAAGGTTGGGAAGCATCGGCGCATTAAATTTGAAGATGTTGTTCAGTATAAACAGAAAATGAAAGAAGAGCAAAAGAAACACATTACAGACATCATGAGCTTTGACGAAGAAAGCGGTTTGTATGATTCATAG
- a CDS encoding PIN domain-containing protein has translation MIHSVRFIAVLDTNVIYPVEIRDLLFWFAHYDLYTPKWSTHVFDEWKEVMIRKGVSLEETERRVSRANLAFPDALVTKYNGLIQGLKLPDPKDCHVLAAAIKCNANVIVTNNLKDFPVGYLASFGVDVKSADDFLTDIIDLNQALAIEAFRELVLNRKNPDLDEYEVLDRLRKAGLIDTANYIHALI, from the coding sequence ATGATTCATAGCGTACGATTTATAGCAGTACTTGATACCAATGTAATTTATCCTGTTGAGATAAGAGACCTGCTATTTTGGTTTGCACACTATGATCTCTATACTCCTAAATGGAGTACCCATGTATTTGATGAGTGGAAAGAAGTGATGATACGTAAAGGCGTTAGCCTGGAAGAAACAGAGCGACGCGTATCCAGGGCTAACCTAGCTTTTCCGGATGCGCTGGTAACTAAATATAACGGTTTGATACAAGGCCTTAAATTACCCGATCCCAAAGACTGTCATGTTTTGGCCGCTGCAATAAAATGCAATGCCAATGTGATAGTAACCAATAATCTCAAAGATTTCCCGGTTGGATACCTGGCATCATTTGGTGTTGATGTAAAATCGGCCGATGACTTTCTTACCGATATTATAGATTTAAACCAGGCGCTGGCTATTGAGGCTTTCAGAGAATTGGTTTTAAACAGGAAAAACCCAGACCTGGATGAATACGAAGTATTAGACCGACTTAGAAAAGCGGGTTTAATTGATACGGCCAATTATATACATGCACTCATATAA
- a CDS encoding winged helix-turn-helix transcriptional regulator, whose protein sequence is MYERKILPNLNCGLDLIGEVLYGKWKIRLLWFIHQGHQRPSELQRKIPDATRRVLNMQLKELEDHELIQKKIYAVVPPKVEYSLTEFGKTLVPVIAMLGTWGDENEARLRELILRRLDGSPAA, encoded by the coding sequence ATGTATGAAAGAAAGATCTTACCGAACCTGAATTGCGGTTTGGATTTAATAGGTGAAGTGCTGTATGGTAAATGGAAGATCCGTTTGCTGTGGTTTATCCACCAGGGACATCAACGCCCGAGTGAGCTGCAGCGAAAAATTCCTGATGCCACCCGGCGTGTGCTCAATATGCAGCTGAAGGAACTGGAAGATCATGAATTGATTCAGAAGAAAATTTACGCCGTAGTACCGCCAAAAGTAGAATACAGTTTAACGGAGTTTGGTAAAACACTGGTTCCTGTAATTGCCATGCTGGGAACCTGGGGCGATGAAAATGAAGCACGGTTGCGGGAGCTGATTTTGAGAAGGCTCGACGGGTCGCCGGCAGCATAA
- a CDS encoding SDR family oxidoreductase, whose product MTQDFNFNNELSGKIALVTGGTKGAGKAIAERLLQAGAKVIITARNAPEQENSNMHFIAADLSKAEGSAKVVSEVLSTYGRLDILVNNLGGSSTPAGGFAALSDEDWENTLQANLLAPVRLDRGFLPQMIARKAGVIIHIASIQGILPLYDSTLPYAASKAALINYSKSLSNEVTPKGVRVLTVSPGWINTTASKAWLGEIARNANSTVAEAQQSVMNALGGIPFGRPAEPGEVAELVGFLVSSRAQYLTGTNFVIDGGTVPTI is encoded by the coding sequence ATGACACAGGATTTTAATTTCAACAATGAGCTTTCCGGCAAAATAGCTTTAGTAACAGGCGGAACCAAAGGCGCGGGGAAAGCCATAGCAGAACGGCTGCTGCAAGCCGGAGCCAAGGTGATCATCACTGCCAGAAATGCACCGGAACAGGAAAACAGCAACATGCACTTTATAGCCGCCGATTTAAGTAAAGCAGAGGGAAGCGCCAAGGTAGTTAGCGAAGTGCTGTCCACTTACGGCAGGCTCGACATTCTTGTTAACAACCTTGGTGGATCATCAACCCCTGCGGGTGGCTTTGCCGCGCTGTCGGACGAAGATTGGGAAAACACCCTGCAGGCTAATTTGCTCGCGCCGGTTCGGCTGGACAGGGGCTTTCTGCCGCAAATGATCGCGCGTAAAGCCGGTGTTATCATTCACATCGCTTCCATCCAGGGCATATTGCCGTTGTATGATTCCACGTTACCTTATGCCGCATCCAAAGCCGCATTAATTAATTACAGTAAAAGTTTATCCAACGAAGTAACGCCCAAAGGTGTTCGTGTGCTTACGGTTTCACCGGGGTGGATTAATACGACAGCATCGAAAGCCTGGCTGGGCGAGATTGCCAGAAATGCCAACAGCACGGTAGCAGAAGCGCAACAAAGTGTTATGAATGCTTTGGGCGGCATACCCTTTGGCAGACCAGCCGAGCCAGGGGAAGTAGCAGAGTTGGTTGGCTTTTTGGTATCGTCAAGAGCGCAATATTTAACAGGGACCAATTTTGTAATCGACGGTGGCACGGTGCCCACTATTTAA